Part of the Sulfobacillus acidophilus DSM 10332 genome, CGGCCCCACCAAGTGCCGGACCAAGCGATATTGCGCCAGATTGGTGTCCTGATATTCGTCGACCAGGACATGGCGGAACCGTTGCCGGTAATGCTGTTGAACTTCCGGAAATTCGTCAAACAATTTGACCGTCAAAAAAATGAGGTCGTCGAAATCGACCGCATTGAGGTTTTTTAACCGGGTCTGATATAAACGATAGGCATCATCCACCCGGCGCCCGAAATAGCTGGTGTCTTCCAACTGGCCCGGACCTTGAAACTTGTTTTTGGCCCGGCTGATCGCATTTAACAAAAGGCCGGCGGGCCATTCCTTTTCGTCCCAATTTAATTCTCGGACGATGTCTTTCATCAAGGCTTTGGTGTCATCGGTGTCATACACCACAAACTGGTTGTCGTAGCCTAACCGATGGATGTTTTCGCGTAATATGCGCACCGCCACCGCATGAAACGTTCCGACCCACATGAAACGGCTATCCGGACCCACTAACGCATCAATCCGGGTTTTCATTTCCCGGGCCGCTTTGTTGGTGAACGTAAACGCTAGTATTTGGGACGGAAAAACACCCGTTTCTTGAATAAGGTAGGCAATGCGATAGGTGAGAGTCCGCGTTTTTCCGCTACCGGCCCCCGCCAGTACCAGCAAAGGGCCATCGACGGTCGAACAGGCCTCACGTTGGGGACCATTTAAGGCATCTAACAAACTCATGGGAAACCTCCCGGCTATGGTACCTTTCATTATACCAGCTCCAGGACCTTCGATAACAACAGGAGGGCCGGCGCGCGCGAATCCCGACTACGATTTATCTGTGCCTTTCAAACGATCCAGAACCAACCGATAGCCGTCGGCGCCAAACATTAAACTGCGCTTGACCCGGGAAATCGTGGCCGAGGAGGCCCCCGTCAGGCGTTCGATGTCGTCATAGGTTTGCCCTTCATCCAACATTTTGGCCACTTGCAGACGTTGGGCCACCGATTGAATTTCGCTGACCGTTAAAATATCTTCCAAAAAAGCATAACACTCGTCGGTTGTTTGCAAACTTAAAATGGCTTCACATAAGAGATCGGTTTCGGCGTTTTTCAATTTGGGATTCATCACTCGTCTGCCGAGGTTTCCAACAAACCTCCCAGCCCCGCTTTCTGCCCTTTTGTTCCCAGCATACTCGAACTGGGCAGAAGCTGACAATCCGTTATCCGCCGCTCGATCCGCCTCCCCCACCGCCGGAACTGCCGCCTCCGCCGGAACTCCCGCCACCGCCGCCCCCCGACGAACTTCCGGATTGCCCGCCGCCGGACGACGATGATTTACCGCCTCCGCCGGATTGGCTTTGACTGGAGGACGAGGTGACCATCTTCATGAGACTGGATCGAACCAGCATGTCGATGTTTTGGGTCATTTGGGGCGTACTCAGGGCCTTTTGCACGTCTTGCTCCAACTGCTTTTGGAAGGTCGGACTGGCCAACACCAAACTGACCGCCTTTTGAAGCGCGGACTGGCCGGTCGGGCTCATCAAACTTTGCTCTAAATTCGTGGATGCGGCGGCTTCGGCAATAAATTTCTGCATGCGGGGCGTCTCCAATTCGTCACGAACCGCTTTTTGCACCTCAATCGACGGCGCCCCGCCGCTACTCGACGATTGCGACCCGCCTCCGCCGGATTGCGACCCGCCGCCCCCGCCCGACTGGGATCCGCCACCGCCCGAACTGGATTGGTGACTGGTGGTGGCGGACGATCCATGTTCAGGCGACGGGGATCCCATACTGATGCTGCACCCGCTCAAACCCACGAGCATCGCTACCGCGATTAAAGATACGACTCGATATTGCATATCCTGGCCCCCTGCTATTTGCCTCAGAGGCCAGGATTCCCCCATTTTGCTCCTTATACCCTTCCGTTCAATAGCAATATTAACCAGCCAGGGACGCCTAGGACCGACCAATATCAGTTCGGTATTGCGCCCCGGGAAAGGTCACCGCACGCACCCGCTCGTAGGCGAGGTGGCGCGCCTG contains:
- a CDS encoding TrpR like protein, YerC/YecD (PFAM: Trp repressor protein~TIGRFAM: TrpR-related protein YerC/YecD~COGs: COG4496 conserved hypothetical protein~InterPro IPR000831:IPR013368~KEGG: cle:Clole_2988 TrpR like protein, YerC/YecD~PFAM: Trp repressor~SPTR: TrpR protein;~TIGRFAM: TrpR homologue YerC/YecD); translated protein: MGEADRAADNGLSASAQFEYAGNKRAESGAGRFVGNLGRRVMNPKLKNAETDLLCEAILSLQTTDECYAFLEDILTVSEIQSVAQRLQVAKMLDEGQTYDDIERLTGASSATISRVKRSLMFGADGYRLVLDRLKGTDKS
- a CDS encoding hypothetical protein (KEGG: tmr:Tmar_0805 hypothetical protein~SPTR: Putative uncharacterized protein) translates to MGESWPLRQIAGGQDMQYRVVSLIAVAMLVGLSGCSISMGSPSPEHGSSATTSHQSSSGGGGSQSGGGGGSQSGGGGSQSSSSGGAPSIEVQKAVRDELETPRMQKFIAEAAASTNLEQSLMSPTGQSALQKAVSLVLASPTFQKQLEQDVQKALSTPQMTQNIDMLVRSSLMKMVTSSSSQSQSGGGGKSSSSGGGQSGSSSGGGGGGSSGGGGSSGGGGGGSSGG